In the genome of Kallotenue papyrolyticum, the window CACGCTGATGCCGCGTGCCTCGGCGACGACATGGTAGTTGGTCAGGATCAGGCCGCGCGCGTCGACCACCACGCCCGAACCGCTGCCGTAGGCCTGCATGCCCAGCGGCGTTTCGCCCAGCGCCTGAATCTGCACGACGGCTTCGTGCACGGCGGCATACACCTGACCGGCAACCGTGGCGGCGGGCGCGGTGACGGCGCTCACCGTCTGTGGGGTGGTGCCGGTAGCGCTCGGCTGGGCCTGAAGCGTGGTGGCGCGTCCGGTGTTCAACCAGTGGTAGGTTACCGCCGCGCCGGTCATGCCGCCGCCGGCAGCGCTGCTGAGCAGCGCCAAGCCCAGGGCGGTGGTGCGCAGCCAGCGCCGTGAACGCCGGCGCGGGGCTGGAGTGGGCACGGGCGCCAGGCTCTCCTGTGGCCCCGCGCCGAGGGCTGGTTCTGAGTCAAAGCGATACGGCTCCATACATCCTCCAGATACGCTTGGTTTGCATCTGAAGGATAGCTGTGCCGGCTGAGGAAGCGCTAAGGGTGATCTGAGCCGGCGCTAAGGTCTGGCTAAGGAGAGGCTGAGTGGGCGGCGACCCTCAGGCAACCGGTGCAGACTGCGCCTCCTGCGGCAGCGCCACGGCGGCGCGGGGTAGCACGACGGTAAAGGTACTGCCGCGGCCCGGCGCGCTCTCGACGCTGATCGTCCCGCCCTGGTGCTCGATCAGCGTCTTGGCGATGGCCAGGCCCAGGCCGGAGCCGCCGCCGGTACGCGCGCTGTCGGCGCGGTAGAAGCGCTCAAAGATGTGGGGCAGTGCTTCGGGCGCGATGCCGATCCCGGTGTCCTGCACGCTGATGGCGACGCTCTGCTCGCGCGCGGCGGTGGCGATGCGGATCGTGCCCGTCACGGGCGTGAACTTAAGCGCATTGTCCACCAGGATCAGCAGCACCTGTTTGAGCGCGTCGGGATCGCCCAGCACCGCCAGCTCCAGCGCGTTGTCGCAGACGATGCGTCGCTCCGGTTCGAGCAGGCGCAGGTTGCGGCACAGATCGTCGATCAGCGGGCGGATGCGCACCGCCTCGCGGCGCAGCGGTCGGCCGGCATCGGCGCGCGCCAGCATCAACAGATCGTTGACCAGGCGACTCATGCGCTCGGTCTCTTCGGCCATATCGGCCAGCACCGCCGCGCGATCGGCCTCGCTGATCGGCGGCTGGCGGCGCAGCAAGCCAATGTTGCCGCGGATCGTCGTCAGCGGCGTGCGCAGCTCGTGCGAGGCATCGGCCACAAAGCGACGCTGCGCTTCGAGCGCTTGCGCCTCCTGGCGGTAGGCGGCCTGCAACGCCGCCAACATCTCGTTGAAGGTCGTCGCCAGGCGCCCGATCTCATCCTGTGGCCCCTGATAGTTGACGCGGCGGCTGAAGTCGCGCTCGGCGCCGATGGCATGCGCCGTCTGCGTGATGCGATCGATCGGACGCAGCGCGGTGCCGGCCAGCACCCAGCCAACGCCAAAGGCCAGCAGCGTCGCCAGACTGCTGCCGGCGATCAACACCTGGCGCAACGCATCCAGCGCACGGTCCTGCTCCTCGATCGAACGGGCCAGCTGCACCGCGCCGATCACCTGATCGTTGACCAGCACCGGACGCGTATAGACCAGCAGTTGCTCGCCCTGGATGTCGATCGACTCGCTCCAGCTCTGCCCGCGCTGGATCACCGCGCGACCGCGCTCGCTGAGAGGTAGCTCCAGCGCTTCGCGCATCAGATTGTACGTCTGGTACAGGGGCCGGCCCTGCGGGGTGATCGTCTGGACAAAGGTTTCGGGGGTGGCGAATTTGGTGTTGGGCAGCGTGATCGTGTCGATGCGGTATTCGCGGTTGTTGAAGGAAAAGAACTGGCTGGTGATCACCTGGCGATCCAGCAGCCGTTCGGCCTCGGCAGCGAGTGTATCCTGGACGAAGCCCAGCGTGGCGCGTTCCAGCGTCATGTAGAGCGTGACGCTGAAGATGATCAGCGTCAGCGCCAGGATCGACGAGTAGAGCAGCGTGAGTCGCAGGCGAATCGACATATCCCGACGTGCCTTCCCGGCGCTCAGGCTTCGCGCAGCACGTAGCCGACGCCACGCACGGTCTGGATCAGGCGCGGCTCGCCGCCGGCCTCGGTCTTGTTGCGCAGGTAGCCGATATACACTTCGAGCACGTTGCCGTCGCCGCCGAAGTCATAGCCCCACACATCCTGCAGAATGCGCTCGCGCGGCAGCACCTGGCGCGGATGGCGCAGCAGGTAGGCCAGCAGATCGAACTCTTTGGGGCTGAGGTTGAACTGGCGCTCGCCGCGGCGGGTTTCGCGCGTGACCGGGTCGAGGTACAGGTCGGCGTACTGCAGCGGATGCTCCAGGGCCGTAGGCGTGGCGCGACGCAGCAGGGCGCGCAGGCGCGCCAACAGCTCTTCGGGGGCGAAGGGCTTGACCAGGTAGTCATCGGCGCCGCTGTCCAGCCCTAGCACGCGGTCCTCGATCGCATCGCGCGCGGTCAACATCAGGATCGGTGTGTCATCGGCTGCGCGGATGCGCCGCGCGACCTCGATACCGTCCAGGCCGGGCATGAGCCAGTCGAGCACGACTACGTCTGGGCGGTGGGCACGCGCCTGGGCGATGGCGTCGTGCCCGTCCAGCGCCGTGATCACGTGGTAGCCCTCGTAGGCCAGCGTCCGGCGCAGCATATCGATGATTTTGCGATCGTCGTCAACAATCAGAACGGTTGCCATGCCGTCTGCTCCGTATGAATCCTACCACGGCGTCGCCGGTTCGGCCCACAGCAATGACGCACGAGTCGTTCCGGCCCTCCCCCAGATGCCGGAGCGATGCTCGTACGCCTAGGCCTAGTGTAGCGATCGTGGCTAAGACCAGCCTGAACGCCGGCTGAGAAAACGCCAAGAATCGGGGCTACTGGCTGGTGGAGAAGCGGCGTTGGCTGGCCTGTTCAACCTCGTCGATGGCGGCCTGGATGCCATCCTGGGTCTGGCGGATCACGGCGTCGAGATCGGCATTGGGATCGAAGACGGCGCTGACGGCGGCCTTCCAGAGCTCATTGGCGCGCTGGTAGGCTTCCAGCTTGTAGGGACGCGCCGTTGTGAGCTGTTCAAAGAAGGGCTGCAACAGCGGATCGCTGCGCATGGCGGGATCCTCGTACAAGCGCGTGCGCACCGGGTAGCGGCCCAGCTCGCTCGCCAGCCGCCGCGCGTAGGGATCGGCGACGGCCCACTTCATCACCTCAAAGGCGGCCTCCGGGTGGCGCGCGCCGCTGGGAACGAAGAGGCTGCCGCCGCCCTGCACCGAGCCGCCGGCGTTGGGCCCCTGGCCGCGCGGCAGGGGCGCGGTGCCGACATCGGCCAGGAGCTCCGGCGCTTCCTGGCGCAGGCGCGCCAGATCCCAGGGGCCGGAGAAGAACATGGCGACCTTGCCGGCGGCGAAGAGCCGCACCGGATGGTCGCTCTGGCGCATGATCGGCGGCGGCAGCGTGCCGTGGTGGCGTTCCAGGCCCAGGCGTCGGTGCAGCCAGAGCGTTTCTGCTACCGGCGGCGTGTCAATGGTGGCGACGATGCGGCCGTCGCGCTCGGTCAGCAGATCGCCGCCGGCAGCGTTGATCATGCCGGCCATGGCCCAGCCGCTGGCGCTCAGCGCCAGGCCGTACTGCGAGCCATCGCTCTCGGTCAGGCGCGCCGCCATGCGCTCCAGATCCGCAAAGGTCCAGCCGGCAACCGGCTCGGGCAGGCCCGCCTCGCGCAGCAGGCGCTTGTTGTAGATGGTGAAGAGCGTGTTGATGTCGAGCGGGACACCATAGTGCCGCCCTTTCCAGATCACGTCTTCCATGGCGCCGGGCATGAATTCGTTTTCGACGTTCCAGGCGCGCCAGGCCTCATCCAACGGTTGGGCCAGCCCGAGCGCGCCGAAGGCGAAGGCATGACCATGCGCCAGGTCGGGCGGATTGCCCTGGCTCACCGCCAGCTCGATGCGCTGCCGCATCTCTTCCCAGAGAATGCCGCTGGTCGGTTCGATGCGGATGTTGGGGTAGGCGCGCTCGAAGTCGCGGAACAGGTCGCGGATCGGCGCGGTATCGACGTAGTCGGCGGCTAGCCAGACGCGCAACGTGATCGGCGTGCCGGTGATGGCCGGATTGCGCGGCGGGACGTCGGCAGGCCAGGCGCGTGGTGTTTCCCAGGCGCCGCAGGCCGCGATTAGACTACTTGTGATGATGAGCAGCAGCTGGTGGAACCAGCAGCGGGGCATGGGGATGCTCCTTGCGCGGTGCAAAGCCGGCAGCCATGATCGTCAGGTCGTCGGCGGGCGCGTGCGCGCCGGTGAAGTGTCGCAGCGCGGCTAGGACCTGCTCGACTAGCGGCTCCGGTCCGGCGCTAGCGCTACGGCACACAGCCTCCTCGAAGCGCTGAAAGCCCCACATCGTCCCCGTGGCGTCGCGCGCTTCGACCACCCCATCGCTGATGCAGACCAGCAGGTGGTCGTCGGGCAGCGTTGTGCCGGTTTCACCGAAGACGACCGGCTCGGTCACGCCCAGCGGCGGGCCATAGCAGGGCAGATAGGCACACTGCTGTGGTCCTACCATCAATGGGGCGATCATGCCGGCGTTGGCGGCGTGGATCAGCCGCCGGTGGGGATCGAAGTCCACGACCAGCAGGGCCACGCCCAGGCGCGCCACGCTCAGACGCGGCATCAGCTCGGCATTCAGGCGCGCCAGCAGCGTGCCCGGCGTATCGGCCTCGCGCGCCGCCAGGTCCACCAGACTGGTGGTCAGCGCCATCACCAGCGCCGCGGCCACGCCCTGTCCGGCGACATCGCCAATGATCAGCCGGAAGCGTCCGTCCGGCAACATGACATAGCTGTAGAAATCGCCGCCGATCTCGGTGGCTGCCTCGCAGACGACGCTGGCGACAATCGGCGCGTCGGGAGGCAAGCCGTGCGGCAGCAGCTCACGCTGCACCATGTGCGCCAATGCCAGCCCTTCACTCAGGCGCGCGTTGCGGTGTTCGATGGCGCGCTGCGACTCGGCCAGTTGGCGCGACATGCGATTGAACTCGGCGGCCAGCTCACCCAGCTCGTCATCGCGCTCGATGCTGATCGTATCACCCAGGTGCCCGCTGCGTAGCGCGCGGGCGGCATCGCGCAGTTGCACGATCGGCCGCGTCAACTCGCGCGCCAACGCCAGCGACCAGACCACGACGCCCGCCGTGGTCAGCAGCAGGGCTAGACCGATCAGCCAGGCGCTGCGCCGCGAACCGACGTAGGCGATGGCAGTGGGCTGTTCGATCACAACCGCCCACTCGCTCGGGGCGATGGTGGCGCGTGCGGCGACCACCGGCTGGCCATCCCGTCCGCGCAGCATGCTGATAGGCGTCTCGTCGGCAGCCCAGGCGCGTAGGCTGTCTGCAATGCGCAGCTCCTCCGGCACGTTGCCGAGCAGCACTCGGCCGTGCCGGTCGATGATGAACGCACTGCGTCCGGTGCTGGGCGGCAGGGTCGCCAGCGCGCGCACGATCTGGTCGGTGCGCAGGCTGGCCATCACCACGCCCACCACCTGGCCGATGCTGTTGCGCGCCGGCACACTGATCTGCAAGCGCGGTGATCCGTCGGAATCGCTGACGATCGAGCGATGGATCAGCCCCTGTGCCGCCGGACGGAATCCCGGCAGCGCAGCACGGTTGGTCAGCTCGCTGGCAAAGAAGACCGTGTCCTGCGAGACGCGCGCGCGTTCGTTGCCCGCTAGGTCGAGCGCCGCCAGCTCGATCACATCGGGGTAGTGACGCAGCACAAACTCTTTGGCCGCGTTTTCGAGCGGCAGGCGCTGCTCGCTGCCGAAGGGTGCCTGGCGTCCAAAGGCTAGCAGTTCGTATTCGGCGCGCGCCAGCAGGTCGGCGATGTCACGCGCCAGCGACTCGGCCACCGAGCGTTGCGTGTGCTCAACGATGCGCCGCTCGGCGCGCATGCTGGTGGTCAGCAATGCCGTACCGAGGATCAGCAGCGGCAGCAGCGAGGTGAGCAGGTGCGAGAGCTGCAGACGGGCGCGCAGGCTCCGCTGTGGTTGCAGCAGCAACACAATACGCGCAAGCACAGCATTCGCTCGCTGCCTGCGCTCGGATTGCGCTGCTG includes:
- a CDS encoding sensor histidine kinase → MSIRLRLTLLYSSILALTLIIFSVTLYMTLERATLGFVQDTLAAEAERLLDRQVITSQFFSFNNREYRIDTITLPNTKFATPETFVQTITPQGRPLYQTYNLMREALELPLSERGRAVIQRGQSWSESIDIQGEQLLVYTRPVLVNDQVIGAVQLARSIEEQDRALDALRQVLIAGSSLATLLAFGVGWVLAGTALRPIDRITQTAHAIGAERDFSRRVNYQGPQDEIGRLATTFNEMLAALQAAYRQEAQALEAQRRFVADASHELRTPLTTIRGNIGLLRRQPPISEADRAAVLADMAEETERMSRLVNDLLMLARADAGRPLRREAVRIRPLIDDLCRNLRLLEPERRIVCDNALELAVLGDPDALKQVLLILVDNALKFTPVTGTIRIATAAREQSVAISVQDTGIGIAPEALPHIFERFYRADSARTGGGSGLGLAIAKTLIEHQGGTISVESAPGRGSTFTVVLPRAAVALPQEAQSAPVA
- a CDS encoding response regulator transcription factor codes for the protein MATVLIVDDDRKIIDMLRRTLAYEGYHVITALDGHDAIAQARAHRPDVVVLDWLMPGLDGIEVARRIRAADDTPILMLTARDAIEDRVLGLDSGADDYLVKPFAPEELLARLRALLRRATPTALEHPLQYADLYLDPVTRETRRGERQFNLSPKEFDLLAYLLRHPRQVLPRERILQDVWGYDFGGDGNVLEVYIGYLRNKTEAGGEPRLIQTVRGVGYVLREA
- a CDS encoding ABC transporter substrate-binding protein gives rise to the protein MPRCWFHQLLLIITSSLIAACGAWETPRAWPADVPPRNPAITGTPITLRVWLAADYVDTAPIRDLFRDFERAYPNIRIEPTSGILWEEMRQRIELAVSQGNPPDLAHGHAFAFGALGLAQPLDEAWRAWNVENEFMPGAMEDVIWKGRHYGVPLDINTLFTIYNKRLLREAGLPEPVAGWTFADLERMAARLTESDGSQYGLALSASGWAMAGMINAAGGDLLTERDGRIVATIDTPPVAETLWLHRRLGLERHHGTLPPPIMRQSDHPVRLFAAGKVAMFFSGPWDLARLRQEAPELLADVGTAPLPRGQGPNAGGSVQGGGSLFVPSGARHPEAAFEVMKWAVADPYARRLASELGRYPVRTRLYEDPAMRSDPLLQPFFEQLTTARPYKLEAYQRANELWKAAVSAVFDPNADLDAVIRQTQDGIQAAIDEVEQASQRRFSTSQ
- a CDS encoding SpoIIE family protein phosphatase; amino-acid sequence: MLARIVLLLQPQRSLRARLQLSHLLTSLLPLLILGTALLTTSMRAERRIVEHTQRSVAESLARDIADLLARAEYELLAFGRQAPFGSEQRLPLENAAKEFVLRHYPDVIELAALDLAGNERARVSQDTVFFASELTNRAALPGFRPAAQGLIHRSIVSDSDGSPRLQISVPARNSIGQVVGVVMASLRTDQIVRALATLPPSTGRSAFIIDRHGRVLLGNVPEELRIADSLRAWAADETPISMLRGRDGQPVVAARATIAPSEWAVVIEQPTAIAYVGSRRSAWLIGLALLLTTAGVVVWSLALARELTRPIVQLRDAARALRSGHLGDTISIERDDELGELAAEFNRMSRQLAESQRAIEHRNARLSEGLALAHMVQRELLPHGLPPDAPIVASVVCEAATEIGGDFYSYVMLPDGRFRLIIGDVAGQGVAAALVMALTTSLVDLAAREADTPGTLLARLNAELMPRLSVARLGVALLVVDFDPHRRLIHAANAGMIAPLMVGPQQCAYLPCYGPPLGVTEPVVFGETGTTLPDDHLLVCISDGVVEARDATGTMWGFQRFEEAVCRSASAGPEPLVEQVLAALRHFTGAHAPADDLTIMAAGFAPRKEHPHAPLLVPPAAAHHHK